The segment GGCGGCGAGCTGCTGGGCGCCATCGAGATCGAGAGCACCGTCCGGGGTGAACGGCGTGACCATTGCGGTCAGGACCCGCCCGAAGGGGGTCTGCGGAGTGGAGGTCGGAGCCATGGGTACAAAGCTACTCGGTGCGCGGGTGGGGTCATCCCCTCGGGACCTGCGAAGAGGACTCCGGTGCTGCCTGCTCGGGGGTTCAGGCAGCACCGGAATCCGTTTCTGCAGCTTAGATGAACTTTACGAAAGCGTGCAAACGGAACATTTTGCCCTACGCCGCGTTCGAATCTACGGCGACACCCGGCCATTGGCGTTGTACGCGGCGTAGGTCAGCGGCATGAGCTTCGCCCACTCCGCCTCCATCTTCTCGGCGACCATGGCGATCTCCCGCTGCGGGAAGGACGGCGTCCTGGCCCGCTCGTCCTGGGTGCGAAGAGCCAGGAAGTGCATGAGGGAGCGGGCATTGCAGGTGGCGTACATGGACGAGAAGAGACCGACCGGGAGAGTCGCGCGCGCCACCTCGCGGGCGACGCCGACGGCCAGCATTTCCTGGTAGGCGTCGTACGACTGCCGGTACGACGCTTCCATGGCCTCGGTCACGGCCTTGTGCTGTTCGGGGGTGCCGTCGACGAACTCGTACTTGCCGGGGCGACCCTGCTGGACAAGCTTGCGGTCCTGGCCGGGGACGTAGAAGACGGGCTGCAACTCCCGGTAGCGCCCGGACTCCTCGTTGTACGAATTGTGTACGACGATCCCGTTGGCCAGGAAGTTGTGCCAGGGGCCTTCCACCGACAGGTCATACGTCATCTCCTCGCCGTCCTCGGCGACGGACACGATCACGTCGGGCTTCGCGACAGCGATCTTGCCCCCGCGCCGCGCCAGGGCCTGCTCGTCGGCGCTCTTCCTGGCGTGGCACGGCTCGCAGGCGGGGGCGAGGTTCGACTCGTCCAGGGCCAGGTTCAGATCGGCGGCGACCGGAACCTTGTGATCGAGGGCAAGCAGCTCTCGGGGGAAGGTCTGCTCGCAGAGGTGGCAGACGTCCTTCTCCTTGATCAGCCGGTCGCGCTGCATGGACGTCCACACGCCGATGCCGCGTCGCAGGCTCGGAGGAACCAGGGCCTGGCTGGGGCGGGGGGCCGTGCCGGCTCCCATGACCGCGTCGCCCGCGGCGAGCTCTCCGGCCTTCGCCCAGCCTTCCGGCGTGAGGATGGCGTGATCGACGGAACAGCGCAGGACACGTCCGGCAGCCGTGGTGATCCTGATCAGCGGCTTGACGCCGGATTCGATGACATCGACGATCCGGGCCCGTTGCGCCAGCAGCGTGTCCTCGTCGTAGCAGCGCACGTGATTACGGCGCACGGACTCCAGTTTCCGCAGGCGGGTACTGGGGTGCTCCTCACGGAACTCCACCACCGCGCTCTCGGCGGCCTCGCGGTTCTCGTACAGACCCAGGTAGTGGTTCCTGTCGTGACGGCCCACCTGTGCCATCCACTTGCCCGCCTCGGGGTGCCAGGTCACCCCACCCGCGGAGGCCGGCAGCCGGTCCTCCACCCCGTGGTGCCAATGCTGGTGGAGATCCTTGATCTGTCGGCGCCGGAGGTTCCCCGCCTCGCTCTCCAGGGTGATCTCGGTGTCCCCGGCGAGGCACCATCCCACGCGGTGGCGCATGAACTCCCGGAAGACGAAGATCGGCGCGCTGACGAAGAAAGTCATGGAGTTGTGCTCGAACGGGCTGCCATGACGATCCCTGATGAGGTAGTTGATCAGGCCTTTTGATCGCTCGGGGTCCTTGCTGAGCTCCTCCAGGGACTGCTCTCCGGCGGTGGACACGCGCGCCGCCCACAACACGTCGGAATCCGCGGCACTGTGCTTGACCAGCTCGACCGTCACATCGTCTCGGAACTGCACGGCGGTCTCAGCGGGGGTGTCGGTCACCGGACGTCCTTCCTCATGGCCTTGGGGCGGCGACAAGCCTATGGCCTGGCACTGACATCGCCGCACACAGGGCAAATCGGTGCCTGGAGCATGTCCAGGCTGGCTCCTGCCACAGCGGACAGATAGCCTCACCGCTCAGAGCGATCCCCTGCCCTGATAGGAACCGAGCCGTGTCTCTGCCTTTCCTCGCCTCGGACGGCGCGCAAGACGAAGCCCTCCCGTATGCCGCGCGGGACACCTGGATGCGTACGTACCGTCCAGGGCCGCTGCGTGTGGCGGTCGCCGCGATGGCCCTGGTGTTCGTGGCGTATCTGCTGGTGGCCGCCGGGATCATGGGGATCGCGGGCAACACGCACGGGGCCGGCACGTGTCTGACGATCACGGTGCTGCTGGTGGTGTGCGCGCTGCGGCTGCTGCGGGTGGGGTTCTGGGTGAGCGGGCGCGGGCTGCGGCAGGTGGGGCTGTTCTACACGGTGACGGTGCCGTGGGACCGGGTCGGCTCGGTGCGCACGGCGCAGCAGCCGGTGAAGGTGCTGGGGCTGCCGAGGACAGTGATGGGGCAGGCGCTGGTCGTGACGCGGTCGAACGGGGACCAGCTGCGGCCGCTGCTGACCGACCACAACGCGGATTTCTGGCACCGTACGGAGGCGTTCGACCAGGCGGCCGACGCCATAGAGGCTTGGGCCGCCGCGCTTCGTTAGACAGGCCCTGACAGGCCCTGTGCGCGCACCGGTTTGCCGTCGTGCAGGGCGATCGCGCGCTGCATGGCTTTACGGGCGCGGGGGGTGTCGCGGGCGTCGAAGTAGGCGATGGCGAGGCGGAACCAGGAGCGCCAGTCGTCGGGGGCGGCCTCGGTCTCGGCGCGGCGGCGGGCGAAGACGGCGTCGGCGGAGTCGCGGACGACGCGGCCGGAGGGGGTGCGCTCCAGCTCGTCGACCGGGAGGCCGCCTTCGGCTTCGAGCTCCTTGGCGAGGCGGTTGGCGTTGCGGGCGAAGGACGTGGTCTGCCAGAGGAACCACAGGCCGAGCAGGGGCAGGACCAGGACGGCGACGCCGAAGGCGACGGTGACCGGGCGGCCGTCCTGGATGAGCCAGACGCCGCGGGTGCCGACCAGGGCGAAGTAGACGACCAGGACGGCGGCCAGGGTGAAGTAGGTCAGTTTCGCGCGCATGCGGCTCAGTCCAGGTCCATGAAGTGTTCCAGGCCGAAGGTCAGGCCCGGGGTGGAGACCACCCGTCGCACGCCGAGCAGCACGCCGGGCATGAAGGACGAGCGGTTCATGGAGTCGTGGCGGAGGGTGAAGATCTCCCCGGCGTCGCCGAAGAGGACCTCCTGGTGGGCGATGAGGCCGCGCAACCGCACCGCGTGCACCGGGACGCCGTCCACGTCGGCGCCGCGGGCGCCCGGCAGGGAGGTGCTGGTGGCGTCCGGCTGGTCGCCGAGGCCGGCGGCCCGGCGGGCGCTCGCGATGAGCTGGGCGGTGCGGACGGCGGTGCCGCTGGGGGCGTCGTGCTTGTCGGGGTGGTGGAGCTCGACGACCTCGACGGACTCGAAGAAGCGGGCCGCCTGCTGGGCGAAGCGCATGGTGAGGACGGCGCCGATGCCGAAGTTGGGGGCGATGAGGACACCCGTGCCGGGTGAGCCGGCGAGCCCGTCGCGCAGGGTGGCGAGGCGCTCGTCGGTCCAGCCGGTTGTGCCGACGACGGCGTGGATGCCGTGCCGGAGGCAGAAGTCGAGGTTGCCCATGACGGCGCCGGGGTTGGTCAGCTCGACGGCGACCTGGGCGCCGCCCTCGGTCAGCGCCTCCAGCTTGTCGGCGCTGCCGATGGCTGCCGCCAGCTCCAGGTCGGGGGCGGCCTCGATGGCCTTGACGGCCTCTGTGCCCATGCGCCCACGGGCGCCGATGACTCCAACGCGGAGCGGCTCGCTCACGTTGTCCCTCGCTCTCTTTATGCGACTGCTTCGTTCAGGCGGGCGGCCTGCTTCTCCTTCAGCGGGCCGATGACGGCCAGCGAGGGCCGCTGCCCCAGTACATCGCGGGCGACCGCGCGCACGTCGTCCGGGGTGACGGCGGCGATCCGCTCCAGGGTGGCGTCGACCGACATCTGCTCGCCCCAGCACAGCTCGCTCTTGCCGATCCGGTTCATCAGCGCGCCGGTGTCCTCCAGGCTGAGCACCGTGGAGCCGGAGAACTGGCCGATGGCCCGGCTGAGTTCCTCGTCGCTCAGGCCGTGCTCGGCGACCTGGTTGAGCTCGTCGCGGCAGATCTTGAGGACCTCGTGGACGCGCTTGGGCTGGCAGCCCGCGTAGACGCCGAACAGGCCGGTGTCGGCGAAGGACGAGGTGTACGAGTACACGCTGTAGGCCAGCCCGCGCTTCTCCCGTACTTCCTGGAAGAGCCGTGAGCTCATGCCGCCGCCCAGGGCGGTGTTGAGCACGCCGAGTGCCCAGCGGCGGTCGTCGTGCCGGGACAGGCCGGGCATGCCGAGGACGACATGGGCCTGCTCGGTGCGGCGTTCCAGCAGCTCCACGCGGCCGGCGCTGCGGATCGTACGGGCGCCGGTGCGCGGGGGCAGCGGGGTGGCGTCGGGGTCGCGCAGGGCGCCTGCGTCCTCGAAGGCCTTGCGCACCTGGCGTACGACGGTGGCGTGGTCGATGTTGCCGGCGGCGGCCACGACCAGGCGGGTGGGGTCGTAGTGCTTCTTGTAGAAGCGGGCGACCTGGTCGCGGGTGAGGGCGTTGATGGTGTCGACGGTGCCCAGCACCGGGCGGCCCAGCGGGGAGTCGCCGAGGAGGGAGGTGGCGAAGAGGTCGTGGACCTGGTCGCCGGGGTCGTCCTCGGTCATCGCGATCTCTTCGAGGACGACGCCGCGCTCGGCGTCGATGTCCTCCTGGCGGATGAGGGAGCCGGTGAGCATGTCGCAGACCACGTCGATGGCGAGCGGCAGGTCGTTGTCGAGTACGCGTGCGTAGTAGCACGTGTACTCCTTGGCGGTGAAGGCGTTCATCTCGCCGCCGACGGCGTCGATCACCGAGGAGATCTCCAGGGCGCTGCGCCGGCTGGTGCCCTTGAAGAGCAGGTGCTCCAGGTAGTGCGTGGCCCCGTTGAGGGTCGGGGTCTCGTCGCGGGAGCCGACGGCGGCCCAGATGCCGAAGGTGGCGGAGCGCACGGTGGGCAGGGTCTCGGTGATGACCCGCAGGCCACCGGGCAGGACGCTGCGCCGTACGGTGCCGATGCCGTCGATGGTGCCGGGGAGGAGGGTCTGCGTGCGGACGGCCCGCCCCTTGGTGGAGGGGCGGGCCGTCACACGGGCTGAGCTCGTCGTCACGAGGTCTGCTCGTCCTTGTCGTCGGCGGCGTCGCCGCTCTCGCCCTCGATGACCGGGATCAGCGAGAGCTTGCCGCGCTGGTCGATCTCGGCGATCTCGACCTGGACCTTGGAGCCCACGGCGAGAACGTCCTCGACGTTCTCGACGCGCTTGCCGCCGGCCAGCTTGCGGATCTGCGAGATGTGCAGGAGGCCGTCCTTGCCCGGGAGCAGGGAGACGAAGGCACCAAAGGTCGTGGTCTTGACGACCGTGCCCAGGTAGCGCTCGCCGACCTCGGGCATCGTCGGGTTGGCGATGCCGTTGATCGTGGCACGGGCGGCCTCGGCGGCCGGTCCGTCGGCGGCACCGATGTAGATGGTGCCGTCGTCCTCGATCGTGATGTCGGCGCCGGTGTCCTCCTGGATCTGGTTGATCATCTTGCCCTTGGGGCCGATGACCTCACCGATCTTGTCCACCGGGATCTTGATGGTGATGATGCGCGGCGCGTTCGGGGACATCTCGTCCGGGGAGTCGATGGCCTCCATCATCACGTCGAGGATGTGCAGACGGGCGTCGCGGGCCTGCTTCAGCGCCGCGGCCAGGACCGACGCGGGGATGCCGTCGAGCTTGGTGTCCAGCTGCAGGGCGGTGACGAAGCCCTTGGTGCCGGCGACCTTGAAGTCCATGTCGCCGAAAGCGTCCTCGGCGCCGAGGATGTCGGTCAGCGCCACGTAGTGCGTCTGGCCGTCGATCTCCTGGGAGATCAGGCCCATGGCGATACCGGCGACCGGGGCCTTGAGGGGCACACCGGCGTTCAGCAGCGACATCGTGGACGCGCAGACCGAGCCCATCGAGGTGGAGCCGTTGGAGCCCAGCGCCTCGGAGACCTGGCGGATCGCGTAGGGGAACTCCTCGCGGGTCGGCAGGACCGGGAGGATCGCCCGCTCGGCGAGCGCGCCGTGGCCGATCTCGCGGCGCTTGGGCGAGCCCACGCGGCCGGTCTCGCCGACGGAGTACGGCGGGAAGTTGTAGTTGTGCATGTAGCGCTTGCGCGTCTCGGGCGCCAGCGTGTCGAGCTGCTGCTCCATGCGGAGCATGTTGAGGGTGGTGACGCCCAGGATCTGGGTCTCGCCACGCTCGAACAGCGCGGAACCGTGCACGCGCGGGATGGCCTCGACCTCGGCGGCCAGCGTACGGATGTCCGTGACGCCGCGGCCGTCGATGCGGACCTTGTCCTTGATGACGCGCTCACGGACCAGCTTCTTGGTCAGCGAGCGGTACGCGGAGGAGATCTCCTTCTCGCGGCCCTCGAACTGCGGGAGCAGCTTCTCGGCGGCCAGACCCTTGACGCGGTCGAGCTCGGCCTCGCGGGCCTGCTTGCCGGGGATCGTCAGCGCCTGGGCGAGCTCGTCGGTGACCGCGTTCTGCAGCGCCTCGAAGACGTCCTCCTGGTAGTCCAGGAAGACCGGGAACTCGCCGGTGGGCTTGGCGGCCTTGGCGGCGAGGTCGGCCTGGGCGCGGCACAGGACCTTGATGAAGGGCTTGGAGGCGTCGAGGCCGGCGGCCACGACCTCCTCGGTCGGCGCCTCGGCGCCGCCCTCGACGAGCGCGATCGTCTTGGCCGTGGCCTCGGCCTCGACCATCATGATCGCGACATCGCCGTCTTCGAGCACACGGCCGGCGACGACCATGTCGAAGACCGCGTTCTCCAGCTCGGAGTGGGTCGGGAAGGCCACCCACTGGCCGTTGATCAGCGCGACGCGGACGCCGCCGATCGGGCCGGAGAAGGGCAGGCCCGCGAGCTGCGTGGAGGCGGACGCGGCGTTGATCGCGACCACGTCGTACAGGTGGTCCGGGTTGAGCGCCATGATCGTGGCGACGACCTGGATCTCGTTGCGCAGGCCCTTCTTGAAGGACGGGCGCAGCGGGCGGTCGATCAGGCGACAGGTGAGGATCGCGTCCTCGGACGGGCGGCCCTCGCGGCGGAAGAACGAGCCGGGGATCCGGCCGGCCGCGTACATGCGCTCCTCGACGTCCACCGTGAGGGGGAAGAAGTCGAGGTTTTCCTTGGGGTGCTTGGAAGCGGTGGTGGCCGACAGCACCATGGTGTCGTCGTCCAGGTAGGCCACGGCGGAGCCGGCGGCCTGACGGGCCAGGCGGCCCGTCTCGAAGCGGATGGTGCGGGTGCCGAAGGAACCGTTGTCGATCACGGCTTCGGCGTAGTGGGTCTCGTTCTCCACTATGGAGTTTCTCCTCGTTCGTGTCCTCGCGGGCGTTTCCCGCAGGACCGTCGGTTGGAGGGGCGTCCTGCCCGCCGGGCCGGTCTTCGATCGAAGCCACCGGGATTGTCCGCCCCGGGGGCCACTACCGAGGACCGGCTCATGTGGCGATGTCGGAGGACGCTCCTCCTCATGCGTTATTCGGTTATGGCACCAGACTACAAAGCTTGCGCACATATGACGCGCTGCGAGTGGTCCGGTCCGTGTACGTGTACGTACGTATACGTACGCGAAGGGAGCGGCTCCCGGGTCGGGAACCGCTCCCTTCATGGCGTCTTAGCGGGCGCCCGCCGCGCCGCGGCGGATGCCGAGGCGCTCGACGAGGGCACGGAAGCGCTGGATGTCCTTCTTGGCCAGGTACTGCAGCAGACGGCGGCGCTGGCCGACCAGGATCAGCAGACCACGACGGGAGTGGTGGTCGTGCTTGTGGGTCTTGAGGTGCTCGGTCAGGTCCGAGATGCGGCGGGAAAGCATGGCCACCTGCACCTCGGGGGAGCCGGTGTCGCCCTCCTTCTGGCCGAACTCGGCGATGATCTGCTTCTTCGTCGCGATGTCGAGCGGCATACGGACTCCTTGGTGTCTGAGCGCCCTCCGAGCGCCCCTGGTCTAGTTCACAGGGGAGTCTTCGATGACTCGGGAGGCGTCACCCAGGGTACCAGCGCGGGAACGTCCCCTTTACCAGCTCCCCCGGGCCCCTAGCTGGTCATGCCGCGGGCCATCGAGTAGACGTCCAG is part of the Streptomyces sp. NBC_01262 genome and harbors:
- the rpsO gene encoding 30S ribosomal protein S15, producing the protein MPLDIATKKQIIAEFGQKEGDTGSPEVQVAMLSRRISDLTEHLKTHKHDHHSRRGLLILVGQRRRLLQYLAKKDIQRFRALVERLGIRRGAAGAR
- the dapB gene encoding 4-hydroxy-tetrahydrodipicolinate reductase, producing the protein MSEPLRVGVIGARGRMGTEAVKAIEAAPDLELAAAIGSADKLEALTEGGAQVAVELTNPGAVMGNLDFCLRHGIHAVVGTTGWTDERLATLRDGLAGSPGTGVLIAPNFGIGAVLTMRFAQQAARFFESVEVVELHHPDKHDAPSGTAVRTAQLIASARRAAGLGDQPDATSTSLPGARGADVDGVPVHAVRLRGLIAHQEVLFGDAGEIFTLRHDSMNRSSFMPGVLLGVRRVVSTPGLTFGLEHFMDLD
- a CDS encoding polyribonucleotide nucleotidyltransferase → MENETHYAEAVIDNGSFGTRTIRFETGRLARQAAGSAVAYLDDDTMVLSATTASKHPKENLDFFPLTVDVEERMYAAGRIPGSFFRREGRPSEDAILTCRLIDRPLRPSFKKGLRNEIQVVATIMALNPDHLYDVVAINAASASTQLAGLPFSGPIGGVRVALINGQWVAFPTHSELENAVFDMVVAGRVLEDGDVAIMMVEAEATAKTIALVEGGAEAPTEEVVAAGLDASKPFIKVLCRAQADLAAKAAKPTGEFPVFLDYQEDVFEALQNAVTDELAQALTIPGKQAREAELDRVKGLAAEKLLPQFEGREKEISSAYRSLTKKLVRERVIKDKVRIDGRGVTDIRTLAAEVEAIPRVHGSALFERGETQILGVTTLNMLRMEQQLDTLAPETRKRYMHNYNFPPYSVGETGRVGSPKRREIGHGALAERAILPVLPTREEFPYAIRQVSEALGSNGSTSMGSVCASTMSLLNAGVPLKAPVAGIAMGLISQEIDGQTHYVALTDILGAEDAFGDMDFKVAGTKGFVTALQLDTKLDGIPASVLAAALKQARDARLHILDVMMEAIDSPDEMSPNAPRIITIKIPVDKIGEVIGPKGKMINQIQEDTGADITIEDDGTIYIGAADGPAAEAARATINGIANPTMPEVGERYLGTVVKTTTFGAFVSLLPGKDGLLHISQIRKLAGGKRVENVEDVLAVGSKVQVEIAEIDQRGKLSLIPVIEGESGDAADDKDEQTS
- a CDS encoding M16 family metallopeptidase, whose protein sequence is MTTSSARVTARPSTKGRAVRTQTLLPGTIDGIGTVRRSVLPGGLRVITETLPTVRSATFGIWAAVGSRDETPTLNGATHYLEHLLFKGTSRRSALEISSVIDAVGGEMNAFTAKEYTCYYARVLDNDLPLAIDVVCDMLTGSLIRQEDIDAERGVVLEEIAMTEDDPGDQVHDLFATSLLGDSPLGRPVLGTVDTINALTRDQVARFYKKHYDPTRLVVAAAGNIDHATVVRQVRKAFEDAGALRDPDATPLPPRTGARTIRSAGRVELLERRTEQAHVVLGMPGLSRHDDRRWALGVLNTALGGGMSSRLFQEVREKRGLAYSVYSYTSSFADTGLFGVYAGCQPKRVHEVLKICRDELNQVAEHGLSDEELSRAIGQFSGSTVLSLEDTGALMNRIGKSELCWGEQMSVDATLERIAAVTPDDVRAVARDVLGQRPSLAVIGPLKEKQAARLNEAVA
- the thyX gene encoding FAD-dependent thymidylate synthase, translated to MRHRVGWCLAGDTEITLESEAGNLRRRQIKDLHQHWHHGVEDRLPASAGGVTWHPEAGKWMAQVGRHDRNHYLGLYENREAAESAVVEFREEHPSTRLRKLESVRRNHVRCYDEDTLLAQRARIVDVIESGVKPLIRITTAAGRVLRCSVDHAILTPEGWAKAGELAAGDAVMGAGTAPRPSQALVPPSLRRGIGVWTSMQRDRLIKEKDVCHLCEQTFPRELLALDHKVPVAADLNLALDESNLAPACEPCHARKSADEQALARRGGKIAVAKPDVIVSVAEDGEEMTYDLSVEGPWHNFLANGIVVHNSYNEESGRYRELQPVFYVPGQDRKLVQQGRPGKYEFVDGTPEQHKAVTEAMEASYRQSYDAYQEMLAVGVAREVARATLPVGLFSSMYATCNARSLMHFLALRTQDERARTPSFPQREIAMVAEKMEAEWAKLMPLTYAAYNANGRVSP
- a CDS encoding tetratricopeptide repeat protein — its product is MRAKLTYFTLAAVLVVYFALVGTRGVWLIQDGRPVTVAFGVAVLVLPLLGLWFLWQTTSFARNANRLAKELEAEGGLPVDELERTPSGRVVRDSADAVFARRRAETEAAPDDWRSWFRLAIAYFDARDTPRARKAMQRAIALHDGKPVRAQGLSGPV